TCCTCCTCCGGGCGGCACGGCAGCGTGCCGCCTGGAGGGTCCGCTGGGATGCCGCGCTTCATCGCCGGCTGGCGTCACTGAGGCGCATGTCCCTCAGCAGCGCGGGCTCGTCCGCGTAGAGCAGCTTGTAGGCGCTGTAGCTGCCGAGCACCTTCTTCACGTACTCGCGCGTCTCCTCGAAGCCGATGTGCTCCACCCACTCGTCGAGCTCCGCTTCAGGCAGCGCATGCCGCCAGCGTTCCACCGCGCGCGGCCCGGCGTTGTAGGCCGCCACCGCGTAGGCCACGTTGCCGCCGAAGTGTTTGACCAGTTGTCCCAGGTACGCCGCGCCCAGGCGGATGTTGGTGTGAGGCTGGAGCAACGCGGACTCACCCGGCATCGGCATGTCCAGTGAGTCCGCCACCTGTCGCGCCGTGGCCGGCATCAGCTGCGCCAGGCCCAGCGCGCCCGTGGCCGAACGCGCGCGGGCATTGAAGCGGCTCTCCTCGCGGATGAGGCCCTGGAGCAGGTCGGGGTCCACGCGGTGGGCCCGCGCGTAACGGGCAATGGACGAGCGGTACGCCAGCGGCCAGGTGGCCTCCCAGATGGGACGGGACGCGGCGCTCAGCGGACCGTGCACCTCCTGCTTCAGCGAGGTGCGCGCCACCTGCCGCGCGGCCCGATTGCGGCCGGTGCGCTTCAGCGTCTGATACAGCAGCCGCGCCGGCGCCTCGGGCAGCGCGCGCGCATCCACGGCGAGGAACTCCTCCACCGCGCCGGGCAGCCCCAGGCGCATCAGCTCCACGCCCGCGTTGAAGCGCGCGTCCTTCGCCAGCGCGCCGGGCGGCAGCGGCCAGATCTCCTCGGACTCGCCCACCTCCTCCACCGCTTCGTCCGCCGGGGCGGCGTCGCGGCCGGAGCCGCCAGTGCCCTCCATGGCCGCGGCAGGCACGGGCTTGGGGTACAGCCGCGCCACGCGCTCCGGTGAGAGCAGCGCGAGCCGTGAGCGGGCCAGCATCCCGTACCAGGCCGCGGGGCGCTCGGCGGCGATGTGCGCGTATGCATCGAGCGCCGCCTGCGCCGAGGCGCCGGACTCCTGCATGCGCGCACGCCAGTACCGCGAGCGCCACAGCGCCTCGTCCGTGCGCGCCGCTTCGGGCAGGTCCTCCACCGCCTTCAGCGCGGCCAGGGCCGCTGGGGCGTTGGCCTTGCGGGAGTGCAGCCAGAAGGCACGGAAGAGCGACTCCGACGCGAAGTTCCCCGCCGGATAGCGCCGCGCGGCCTCTTCGTAGCGCGCCAGGGCCGTCTCCACGTCGCCCGTGCGCTGGAGCAACCACGCCTCGAAGAAGAGCGCGTCATCCGCGTAGCCATGCTCCGGGTAGTCCCGGGCGAGCGTGGCGTAGGTGGTGACGGCCGCCTTTGGCTCCACCACTGACTGGGAGTAGCCCAGGATGTAGAGCGCCTGCGGCCGCTGCTCGGACGCGGTGCAGCCCGCCACCATGGGCTCCAGCACCTCGATGGCACGGCGGTGCTTGCGCTCCTTGCGCAGCGCCCGGCCGTAGGTGAGGTGCGCGCGGCAGGCCAGCTCGTCCGGCAGCTCCAGGTGCGGCAGCACCTTGTCCAGCAGCGCCATGCCGGCATGGTTGCGGTGCAGCTCCACCAGCGCCTCCGCGCGGCGCACCCGCCACTTGAGGGGCAGCGGCAACCCCTTCAGCCGCTTCTCGGCGCGGCGCGCCTCGTTCGACAGCGGGCTGGTGGCCCACACCTCCAGCAGCGCGCGGTGCTCGGCGTTGTACTGCCCTTGCGCGCGCGCCAGGTCACAGATGGCCAGCAGTGCCTTCATCCGGAGCGCGTCCGGCCCTCGCGACTGGCGGCTGTCGATGAGCTCCTGGAGCGCCGTCAACGCGCCCGGAATGTCCCCCCGCCGCTGGAGCACCCGCGACAGGCTGAAGCGGGCCTCCGGGTACAGCGGCGAGCCCGGGCTCACGCCGCGGTACTGCCCGGCGGCCGTGTCCAGCTTGCGCCGCCGCTCGTTGGCCTGGGCGGCCCGCAGCAGGCTGTGGTCGCGCAGCGCGCCGTAGCCGTCCGCCAGCGCGGCGAACTCCTCGGCCGCCACCGCGTGGTTGCGCGCCAGCAGCGCGCTCTGCGCCATGAGGAAGCGGACCTGCGGCGTGGCCTCCTCCTGGGCTAGCAGGCTCCGCGCCCGCGCGTAGCGCCCGCGCCGGAACTCCGCGTGGGCCTTCGCCAGGGTGCCTTCCGCGAAGTACGGCGCCAGTTGCTCCGGCCCGAAGGCCGCGGTGGACAGCTCACCGTCGGACGGCTGCGCCACGGGTGAGTCGAGCAGCGCTTCCAACTGGTCCTCGGAGAGCACCTCGCCGGGCTCTTCCTCCAGGGGCGCCTGCGCCCAGGAAGGGGATGCGCCCAGCATGCCCGCGCACGTGAGGAGCACCACGGCGCCTGCTCGAAGTCCGTCCATGACCGCCCTCTTTGTCGAACCAGGGGCGGCAATCCATCGTCACTCGCCGTGCGTTTGGGATGGGGGGCGCCGCGTTTTCCCGCGTGCCCTGTCATCCAGCGAATACAGCGCTGATGTGCGCGGCCGGGCCCGTGCGGGAAATCCAACGGCCGCGCCCGGCACCTCCCGACTCCCACCACACCGGAACTATTGTAACATGGTTGCTCAAACGGAACGGCCGTGACATATGTCGCCGACCGCGTGACGTGCGCCGCTCGTCCGCGGCATCCCCCCTTGAGCCGGAACTCGCGATGCAACTACGACCCCTCCAACTCGCCCTCTTGACCGCGACGGCCCTCTTCCTTGGAGCCTGCGGGTCCGACGACTCCAATCCGCCCGACCCCACCGAGGAATGTGGTGGCCACGGCCACCTGCACGGTGACCACTGCCACTGCGACGCGGGCTACACCGAGCAGGACGACACCTGCGTCCCCACCGAGGAGCCCGTCGACGAATGTGGTGGCCACGGCCACCTGCACGGTGACCACTGCCACTGCGACGAGGGCTACACCGAGCAGGACGGCACCTGCGTCCCCGCCGAGGAGCCCACGCCCGACTGCGGCGAGCACGGCCACGCCCATGGCGACCACTGCCACTGCGACGCCGGCTACGTCGAGCAGGACGGCACCTGCGTTCCCGAGACGCCCACGCTGGACTGCGGCGAGCATGGCCACGCCCACGGCGACCACTGCCACTGCGACGCGGGCTACGTCGAGCAGGGCGGCACCTGCGTCCCTGCCGAGGAGCCCACGCCCGACTGCGGTGAGCATGGCCACGCCCACGGCGACCACTGCCACTGTGACGCGGGCTACGTCGAGCAGGACGGCACCTGCGTCCCGGAGGAGCAGCCCGGGCAGGTGGAACTGCCTGACTACGCCCTGGTGCCCATTGGCCATCCCGGGGGCACGGGCAGCTACGCCCAGGCCCTGAACGACGCGGGGCAGGTCGTCGGGAACGTGCGCTCCGCCATCGTCGGCGGCACGCCGTCGCCGCTCATCGCCTATCACTGGGGGAGCGACACCCTCACGGAGCTGGGCACCCTGCCGGGCAGCAACGCCTTCAGCCGCGCCTACGGCATCAACGCCAGCGGCGTCGTGGTGGGCGAGAGCGACAACGACGCGCCCCGGGCCTTCCGCTGGGAAGCTGGCGTGCTGACCGACCTGGGTACGCTGGGCGGCGCCACCGCCGTCGCCACGGACATCAACGACAGCGGCGTCATCGTGGGCAGCTCGTCCACGGGGACCGCGAGCCGCGCCTTCCGCTGGGAGGCGGGGACGATGACGGACCTCGGCTCACTGGACGGGCTGGGCACCACCCTGGCGCGCGCCTGGGCCATCAATGCCCAGGGCGACGTGGCGGGGTACTCCAAGAACGCCCAGGGCGTGACGCGCGCCACGCTCTGGACGCACGACGGCACCCGCGTGAACCTGGGCTCGCTGGACGTCTCGCGCGCCAGCCAGGCGTATGACGTGAACGACTCGAGCACCGTCGTGGGCTCCTCGGTCGTGGGCGCCGCCGCCGATGGCTCGCCCATCTACAACGCCTTCGTCTGGAGCGATGGCACCATCCGGAGCCTGGGGACGCTGCCCAGCCTGCCGGCCGCCGTCCACAGCGAGGCCAAGGGCATCAACGCGGAGGGCTGGGTCGTGGGCTACGTCGGTCAGTACTACGGCAACACCACGCTGGGGACCGCGGCCGCCGTCGCCTGGGTGGGCGGGCAGGTTCACGACCTCAACAGCGTGCTGCCCGCCGACAGCGGGTGGACGCTGCTGAGCGCCGAGGACATCAATGCCCGCGGAGACATCACGGGCATCGGCCGCTTCAACGGCACCATCACCGCCTACAAGCTGGTCCGGCAGTAGCCCCCGCGCCGCGTGGGCCCGAGGGCATCCCCCCGGGCTCACCGCTCCAGGGCGGAGACAATCCCGCCGACGGGCGACGGCTCGCCCCGCAGGCGCTGGAAGAAGCTCCGGTTGTCCGAGCCCACGTCGAACATGCTCAGGTGGGTGGTGTTGCTGTTGTTGCCCGGCCGCATGCCCGAGCAGTCCTGGCGCAGCGGCAGCCCGTGCTCGGCGCGAATCATGTTGTCGCTGGGCGCCCAGCCCGTGCGCGTGTGCGGCGTGGGACGCAGGCCCACCGTCTCGAACTCCTCCGTGAGGCGCAGGCGGTCATCGACCGTCTGCTTCATGGCCCCCGTGAACTGCGGCTGCTGGTGGAAGACGGGCGCGTCGGCGTGCTTGCTGGCCGCCAGCGGTCTGACCTGGAGCCCGTGGGCCCGCGCCAGGCGTGGACCGACTCGTGGCCCAGGCTGGCGACGTGCGAGCCCGAGCCCTGCTCGTTGGACTTGATGTCGCTGGGCCGGCCCGCGCCGGGCTGGCCGCCAATGCGGGACGCCGGGCGCGTCGACTCGAACGTGCCGTCGTTCCGGGGCGCCTGCGCGTTGGGCAGCGAGGCATTGCGGCCCGAATAATAGATGTCCGCTACCGTCACCGGGTTGCGCAGGGTGCCCGTCACGCCAGGGTTTACCGCCTGGGTGCAGCCGTCGAGCTCCGTCATCATCCGGCGGCCGTTGGGCTGCTCATCAGTTGGTGCGTGGAATTGCGCGCGTCCAGGGTGAAGTCCGCGAAGTCCGCGCCGGACTGGCCATTGTCACGGCGCGTGCGGATGCCCCGCAGGTCCGGGTGGACCACGCCGGAGTCCGCGCGGTTGAGGTTGTCCTTACGCGTCTGCAGCTCGCGGGGCGATGGGGGCCTTGGGAGCGGGAGGTAGGCGATTTCCTGACACCAGGGCATCTCCCGTGCCTGCCGCACCGCGGCACAGCCCACCGAAAAACCTACCTGATTTCAGCGACTTACGTGAGGCCCGGAGATGCCTCCGGGCGAGAACGCCGGTGATACCGCTCATCCCCAAGTGACTGGCATCACCAGTCACCACCACGAATGCGTCTGGCGGCGAATCCGCTCCACGCGGTGCCGGACGCTGCGGTGGCCCGAGGCCAGGCACCCGCACCGCCTGCCGGCCACGCACCGCGCCGCGGCGCTGGCAGGCGGGCCCGCCTTCGGCGCGCTGGAGGTGGTGGGCGGGCGGGACACCCGGGGGGAGCGCCTGCGTCGGCAGCAGCGGCACGAGCTTCCTGGATTCCAGGCCGTCATCGCGCCACCTCCAGGTGAGAAGGGTTGCACGCACCTCGTGAGGGTTTCATCGCCAGTGGCATGGATGGACTCCGGGGGCTCGCGTCCAGTCATCGCGAAAGGCAACCTTCGTGCCTTTCAACGAACAAACGCAGGTCCCTGGTTTTCCTGGCGACGCTGGGACGAGATGGGGGCGAACCGACTGTGCGCGTGTGCAATGGTCGTCACACCGCGTGACGCGGGTGTCAGCGAGACACTGCGGAACAGGGAGACAGGCGCGCCCACTCCCGCCACATCCCGCACAGCCGCCCACGCCCTCGCCAGGCTCCCCCGCATGCACTCCCCGTAAATCAAGCGCGACCAGAACTCCCAGCAAGGCGGGGCCATCCTGGCTGCGCCTCTCATCGGGCCGGCGTCAGTCCCTTGGGATAGGGAAAGCCCTCACCGCGCAACGACTGACGCGGTGCCTCGACTGGAAGTGAAATTCTTTCGCCGCAATTCCAGCGCTCCCCCAGAATGTTCCTTCACATGAACAGACAGCTTTTCCTCCTCGCCGCCCTTGGTGCCACCGCGGCCCTGGCCAATGACACTCCCGTCTTCCAAAAGAATGGAAAGCCATTCTTTGTCATTGGCGTCTATGACTACCCGGACTACGACGCGGACAGCTACCCCAACTACGGCACGACGCCCACGTACCACCCCGGGATTGCGCGCGAGAAAGACGCCTTCGCGCTCAGTGAGCTGGCCAGCGCCGGCATCAATACGGTCCGCACACGCATGCAGCACCTGGGGCTCACCGACCTGACGCGGGCCGAGGACTATGGCGTCTACTACGTTCCGTTCGCGTACAACTACGAGCCGGAGCCCTACGGCCCGGGCAAGATAGACTGGTCACACTTCACGGAGTTCCACGTCATCGGCTCTCCGCTGGACCAGAAGATCGCCGAGATTCGTCACGCCGATTCACTGCTCTTCTACGAGCACCAGGACGAGGCCGCCTGGAGCCGCGAGGCCTGCATCCTTCCGGGGGTCAACGACCCACGGCCACTGGACCCGGATGGCTGCGTCATCCACACGCAAGGGCTCCTGCTGTGGCCCTCCTACGAAGCAGCGCTGAACTACAAGGACTTCGTCCGGGCGCGAGACCCCCACCACCTGATGTGGGCGAATGAAGCGGTCATCCCGGAGAACCATCCACGAAACGTCGGGCTCGCACGCAAGTGGCGGCTCATCGCGGACATGTGGTCCCAGGACACCTACCCCGTCTACAACCACAACTGGAGCACCAACGCGAACACGAACTACCCCCAGGAGCCGGGGATTCCGTTCCCCCTCATCGACCAGAACGCCATCGGCGGGGCGCTGGACCGGATGAAGGCGACGTACGACGCGGATGGCGTCGCGCCGTTCGTCCCGGCCGCCCCCATGTTCTTCGTGCTGGAAGCCCAGGGCTTCAATGAGTGCTGCTGGGATTGGAACGGCATGCCCGGCCGCGGCCGGCGGCCCGAATACGAAGAGCTCCGCTTCCAGGCGTACAGCGCCATCATCCACGGCAGCCGCGGCATCTGGTGGTGGGGAACCGACTCCATCGGCAGCTCCTCCCTGCTCTGGGACCACATCAAGCGGCTCGCCAGCCAGCTTCGAGACCTCGAACCCGCGCTCGTCGCGAACACCATCGCCGCGGGGCCGGGAACCTGGAGCGTCTCCGCCGCGTTCAGCGCGCAGGTCGAAGGCACCCTTCGGGAGGTGAACGGCCGGCGCTACCTCATCGTCGCCAACAAGACGAACCAGCCGCTCCAGGGCGTGTCGTTCCAGGTGTCGAGCTGGAACAAGGCCCATGCGCCAGGCGGCCCACGGGTCCTCTTCGAAAGCCGGACGGGCGCATACACCGCCAGCGTCCCTTCACCCGGCGCCTCCTGGACGGATGACTTCGGGCCCTGGGGCGTCCATGTCTACACCGACGCGCCGGACCGGAGGCCCCCCAGCGACCTCGACGCGGATGGGAAGTCGGACCCCGCCGTCTACACGCAATCCAGCACCGCCAACGTGCCCAGCCACTTCACCGTCCTGCGCAGCGCCGTGGACCGCAAGGTGGGCTTCGACCTGGGAGACCTCACCGACGACCTCCCCCTGAGCGGGGACTTCGACGGGGACGGACACACGGACTTCGCCGTCTACACGAAGAAGGTCCTGCTCCCCAACGCCACGACCTGGGGAGGTTGGTACGCCTGGCACTCCAGCCGGGACAACAAGGACTACTGGGACACGCTGGGCGAAGTGGGCGACGTGCCCGTGGTCGGCGACTACGACGGCGACGGCCGCACCGACTTCGGCGTGTACCGGGCCCCGACGAGCTGCCAGACCCAGGATGACCTCTTCATCTACCGGGCGTCCCACAACGGCGCCGTCACCACCTTCTCCCTCGGCGCCGAGTGCGATGACCTGCCCGTCAGCGGGGACTTCGACGGGGACGGACACACGGACTTCGCCGTCTTCAAGAAGCGCGTCGACCTGGGCGGCGGCACCTCCTGGGGCGGCTGGTACACGTGGTTCTCCTCCAGCACCCTCCAGAAATACTGGACGGACCCGCAGGGCCCGGTGGGCGCCCTGCCCGTCGTCGCCGACTACGACGGGGACCGCGTCGCCGACATGGGCACCTACAAGACGGGCACCTGTGGTGCGCCCAGCACCTTCAAGTACGTGCGAAGCACCGATGGGCAGTTCATCACCGCCAGCCTCGGCGAGTGCGACGACGAGCCCGTGGTGGGTGACTTCGACGGAGACGGCGCCGACGACCTGGCCCTGTACAAGCGCAAGGTCCTGCTGGGCAACAACACGCCCTGGGGCGGCTGGTTCACCATCCGGCCCAGCCAGCAACCCACCCAGACGCTCTATTACAACCTGGGCGAGGTAGGCGACGTGCCCGCCAGCCCCGCCCATTTCCGCTGACGCAAGCTCGCGCGGTCAGGGTGCCCGGCTCACGACCGGGCGCCCTCCCGCCTCCCCTGGCGAGCGCCACGGACACGCCGTCCGCCAGCCGACGTCATCCTTCGACTCGCGGACGACTGGCGGGATGACGGGCTAATCACGAGATTCCAAGCTATTCAGGAAGAAGCGGCGGAGCCGTCGGTTCTCAGTAGCGGAAACGAAGGCTCGGCCACATCTTCGGGAAAGGCGGGAACATGCGCCTTTCCAGGTGGCGGCAGGGCCACCCGGGCAGCCCTCTTCAGACAGGGAGGGAGTCCCAGACCAGGGGTGCGAGGCGAGGGGCACCCACCGCTAGATGAGGTCGAGGGGCATCATCGTGCCCGCTTCGAACTCCGGGGCACGGCGCAGCTGGTCCAGCACCCGCGGCGCGCAGCGCAGGTGGAGCATGGGCATGGAGCCCGGCTCGCTCACCGAGCGCACCGCGCCCAGGAGGTGGTGTGCCTCCAGCCAGCGCATGAGGCTCTGGTGGAACTGCGCGCTTTCGGCCAGGCCGGCCTGGTGCACTTCCGCGCGGGAGCGGACGGGCGGCCGTGGAGACGTGCGTCTACGCGACGCCGCCGCGGGTTCCTCGCGGGGCATCACCGTCACGTCAATCCAGTCGGGCTGCGTGTCCGCACTCGCGGCGCCCGGCAATGGGCGCACGCGCGCGGACAGACCCGGGACGCCGCCGACCCGGACGTCCCCCCACTCGCCATTTTTCCTGCCCATGGCCCTCATCCTCTCCCGGGTCCGGCGCTCCCATGGCGCCGACCCCGGCTTCAACCACCACCGTCACCTGAATACGGCCAGGCCCTTGCCTGTCTTGTGCGTTCCCGACCGAGGGAGCTTCACCGCATTCGACAGGATCAAATCCCTCACCTCGAGCGCCGTCAAGTCAGGGGCACGGCAACGGTACAGCGCCGCGATACCCGCTACATAAGGCGCTGCCATGCTCGTGCCACTCATTCGCTCGTAGAACGCCTGGTTGTTACAACGACGCTCCGTGCTGGAATAGACATTCACCCCATACCCCATGATGTCCGGCACGACGCGCCTACCCACGGTGCCACTCGCGGAGAATGTGGCCACGTTACGCTCGAAGTCGACCGCGCCGACAGCCAGTGATTCTGGAAAGGCGGCTGGATAACCAACCGTGTCGGGTCCACTGTTACCTGCCGCCACAACCGGCAGGACATTGCTGTCGAGCAGGCGACGAATCATCGTCTGCAGCGCGCGCAGGTTGAGGTTGTAGTCCGCCTCCGAGATGCCGGGCGGCGGCATCAGCGGGAAGCCGAGCGACAGGTTGACCACCGCGGGCCGCGTCGAGTTCTCCGGGCGGCTGAACTGGTGCAGCAGCCACTCCATGCCCGCGGCCACGCGGCCCAGGCTGGTGCGGATGGTCTCCGATTCGATGACGGACGCGACGTAGAGGTCCACCTCCGGGGCGACGCCGTGGTGCACGCCCGCGGCGATGCCGCACACGTGCGTACCGTGGCCGTCCGGGTCGAAGCCGCGGATGTCACGCGCCGGATTGTGCGGCGAGTTGGGGAACAGCGACACGTAGCGGAACTGGATGACGCGCGCCGCGTGCTCGGGGTGGTCCGCGTCCACGCCGGTGTCGAGGATGCCCAGCATGACGCCGGCGCCGCGGATGCCCTGGGCGTGGGCCAGGGGAACGCCGGACTCGTCGGGCCACTCGCGCTCGGCCAGCGAGGACATGCCCCGGTTGCGCGGTCCGGGTTGTCCCGCCGACACCGGGCCGGGGAAGGACAACGGGACGACGTCGGGGATGAACTCGAAGTCGCGCTCCAGCGCGCCACGGGCTTCCTTCTCCGTATGGTCTTCGTAGAAGTGCGCCATGGTGGCACCGATGAGCGGCATGTACCGGTAGCTGCCGGGCTCCGCGCCGGTCTGCTCGGCCACCGTCGCGCCCGGCATGGGCGGCGTGGAGGAGTCCGCGCCGCGCGTGCCCGTGCGCGCCGACTTCGCGCCCTTGCCCTTCCGACGGCGCTCTTCCTGTCCACTGACGGGCGGACGCGCGCCGGGCAGCGTGGCCGACCGCAGTCCGAGCGCGAACAACGCGTCGGGCGCCTTGTTCGCCACCGCGAAGCGCAGCGCCGTCGTGCGCGACAGCACGCGCTCGCCCTGCTCCGTGCCGCGAGGCCCCACACGCGCCTGCGTCTCGATGGACTCCTTTGGAACCAACAGGTAGGACTTCATGAGTTGTGTGCTCCTTGAACCACCGTGCTACGCCGGACGCATGAGGCGAGGTCATCCGGCATCAGGTCAGCACCCGTCGCGTGCGGAGCCTCGCGCGTGCGACAGGGGCAATGGGGCCGCGCCCGTGGCCGCGCGCCTCCGACAGGGGTGGCCCACCAGCGCGACCTCCGCGCCGCGTGCCTGTGGCGACGTCCCCCCGGGACCTCCGGCCCGGCGGGTGGAAGGAGTTGCCCGGGCGAAGGGTGGCGCAGCCAGGAGCGCGCGCACGTCCGCAGCGCGTTGCTTCGCGCGCCCGGCCCGACGTGACAGTCTGCTCGCGGCGTCATGCCTGTCCCCCTTCCTCCAGAGAGGCCCTGCGTTCCCGTCCGATTGGACAGGAAGGGCCTGACAAAAAACCACGGATTTCCCGTAGTACACGCACGAATGGATTAATTCGGTTCTAACTGGCCTTGCGCGAACGTCCGGAAGTGGGAGTGATTCCCTCCCGGGTACGAGCGAGGTGCCCGGAGGCACACAGGAGCGGTGTCCTCCACCCGACCTCCAAGAAGACGAGGCCGGGAAAGACTCCGTTCCGACAATTGTTCGCCCACATCCCTCCGCCCGGATTAAGGGAGGGACGTTCGCATCCCCTGGAGCCGCCTGACGTGATTCCCTATTGGCACGCCCCCTCGATTGAGCTGGGGCCCCTGAAAATCGAGCCCTTCGGCATCCTCGTCGCGGTGGGCATCCTGCTGGCCGCTCGCCTGCTTGGCCGTAACGCCGAGCGCGAAGGCCTGAACCCGGAGCCGCTCGCCGACTTCGCGCCCTGGGGCGTGGGTGTCGGCGTCGTCGTGGGCCACTGGGTGCACCTGTTTTTCTACCACCCGGAGGAGCTGTCCAAGAGCCCGTTCCAGATTTTGAAGGTCTGGGATGGCCTGTCCTCGTTCGGCGGCCTCCTGGGCGGCATCCTCGCCGCCGTCGTGTTCTTCAAGGTCCGCAAGCTGCGCTTCTCCGACTACGCGGACTCGTTCGCCCTGGGCGTGGCGCCGGGCTGGGCGGTGGCGCGGCTGGGCTGCTTCGCCGTGCATGACCACCCGGGCGTGCCCACGGACTTCTTC
This genomic window from Myxococcus virescens contains:
- a CDS encoding DUF3466 family protein, yielding MQLRPLQLALLTATALFLGACGSDDSNPPDPTEECGGHGHLHGDHCHCDAGYTEQDDTCVPTEEPVDECGGHGHLHGDHCHCDEGYTEQDGTCVPAEEPTPDCGEHGHAHGDHCHCDAGYVEQDGTCVPETPTLDCGEHGHAHGDHCHCDAGYVEQGGTCVPAEEPTPDCGEHGHAHGDHCHCDAGYVEQDGTCVPEEQPGQVELPDYALVPIGHPGGTGSYAQALNDAGQVVGNVRSAIVGGTPSPLIAYHWGSDTLTELGTLPGSNAFSRAYGINASGVVVGESDNDAPRAFRWEAGVLTDLGTLGGATAVATDINDSGVIVGSSSTGTASRAFRWEAGTMTDLGSLDGLGTTLARAWAINAQGDVAGYSKNAQGVTRATLWTHDGTRVNLGSLDVSRASQAYDVNDSSTVVGSSVVGAAADGSPIYNAFVWSDGTIRSLGTLPSLPAAVHSEAKGINAEGWVVGYVGQYYGNTTLGTAAAVAWVGGQVHDLNSVLPADSGWTLLSAEDINARGDITGIGRFNGTITAYKLVRQ
- a CDS encoding FG-GAP repeat domain-containing protein — its product is MNRQLFLLAALGATAALANDTPVFQKNGKPFFVIGVYDYPDYDADSYPNYGTTPTYHPGIAREKDAFALSELASAGINTVRTRMQHLGLTDLTRAEDYGVYYVPFAYNYEPEPYGPGKIDWSHFTEFHVIGSPLDQKIAEIRHADSLLFYEHQDEAAWSREACILPGVNDPRPLDPDGCVIHTQGLLLWPSYEAALNYKDFVRARDPHHLMWANEAVIPENHPRNVGLARKWRLIADMWSQDTYPVYNHNWSTNANTNYPQEPGIPFPLIDQNAIGGALDRMKATYDADGVAPFVPAAPMFFVLEAQGFNECCWDWNGMPGRGRRPEYEELRFQAYSAIIHGSRGIWWWGTDSIGSSSLLWDHIKRLASQLRDLEPALVANTIAAGPGTWSVSAAFSAQVEGTLREVNGRRYLIVANKTNQPLQGVSFQVSSWNKAHAPGGPRVLFESRTGAYTASVPSPGASWTDDFGPWGVHVYTDAPDRRPPSDLDADGKSDPAVYTQSSTANVPSHFTVLRSAVDRKVGFDLGDLTDDLPLSGDFDGDGHTDFAVYTKKVLLPNATTWGGWYAWHSSRDNKDYWDTLGEVGDVPVVGDYDGDGRTDFGVYRAPTSCQTQDDLFIYRASHNGAVTTFSLGAECDDLPVSGDFDGDGHTDFAVFKKRVDLGGGTSWGGWYTWFSSSTLQKYWTDPQGPVGALPVVADYDGDRVADMGTYKTGTCGAPSTFKYVRSTDGQFITASLGECDDEPVVGDFDGDGADDLALYKRKVLLGNNTPWGGWFTIRPSQQPTQTLYYNLGEVGDVPASPAHFR
- a CDS encoding transglycosylase SLT domain-containing protein, with the translated sequence MDGLRAGAVVLLTCAGMLGASPSWAQAPLEEEPGEVLSEDQLEALLDSPVAQPSDGELSTAAFGPEQLAPYFAEGTLAKAHAEFRRGRYARARSLLAQEEATPQVRFLMAQSALLARNHAVAAEEFAALADGYGALRDHSLLRAAQANERRRKLDTAAGQYRGVSPGSPLYPEARFSLSRVLQRRGDIPGALTALQELIDSRQSRGPDALRMKALLAICDLARAQGQYNAEHRALLEVWATSPLSNEARRAEKRLKGLPLPLKWRVRRAEALVELHRNHAGMALLDKVLPHLELPDELACRAHLTYGRALRKERKHRRAIEVLEPMVAGCTASEQRPQALYILGYSQSVVEPKAAVTTYATLARDYPEHGYADDALFFEAWLLQRTGDVETALARYEEAARRYPAGNFASESLFRAFWLHSRKANAPAALAALKAVEDLPEAARTDEALWRSRYWRARMQESGASAQAALDAYAHIAAERPAAWYGMLARSRLALLSPERVARLYPKPVPAAAMEGTGGSGRDAAPADEAVEEVGESEEIWPLPPGALAKDARFNAGVELMRLGLPGAVEEFLAVDARALPEAPARLLYQTLKRTGRNRAARQVARTSLKQEVHGPLSAASRPIWEATWPLAYRSSIARYARAHRVDPDLLQGLIREESRFNARARSATGALGLAQLMPATARQVADSLDMPMPGESALLQPHTNIRLGAAYLGQLVKHFGGNVAYAVAAYNAGPRAVERWRHALPEAELDEWVEHIGFEETREYVKKVLGSYSAYKLLYADEPALLRDMRLSDASRR
- the popD gene encoding PopC secretion inhibitor PopD; the protein is MGRKNGEWGDVRVGGVPGLSARVRPLPGAASADTQPDWIDVTVMPREEPAAASRRRTSPRPPVRSRAEVHQAGLAESAQFHQSLMRWLEAHHLLGAVRSVSEPGSMPMLHLRCAPRVLDQLRRAPEFEAGTMMPLDLI
- a CDS encoding type III secretion system effector protein; the protein is MKQTVDDRLRLTEEFETVGLRPTPHTRTGWAPSDNMIRAEHGLPLRQDCSGMRPGNNSNTTHLSMFDVGSDNRSFFQRLRGEPSPVGGIVSALER
- a CDS encoding prolipoprotein diacylglyceryl transferase — protein: MIPYWHAPSIELGPLKIEPFGILVAVGILLAARLLGRNAEREGLNPEPLADFAPWGVGVGVVVGHWVHLFFYHPEELSKSPFQILKVWDGLSSFGGLLGGILAAVVFFKVRKLRFSDYADSFALGVAPGWAVARLGCFAVHDHPGVPTDFFLAVAFPGGPRHDLGMYDAMALFAISGVLYALRNAGKLKGRLLPLLAVLYAACRFFFDFLRATDMAYVDARYFGLTPAQYGCIALALYGIWGVLRPQAPGAASSPPPSSPKSPGTVGAR
- the popC gene encoding subtilisin-like protease PopC; this translates as MKSYLLVPKESIETQARVGPRGTEQGERVLSRTTALRFAVANKAPDALFALGLRSATLPGARPPVSGQEERRRKGKGAKSARTGTRGADSSTPPMPGATVAEQTGAEPGSYRYMPLIGATMAHFYEDHTEKEARGALERDFEFIPDVVPLSFPGPVSAGQPGPRNRGMSSLAEREWPDESGVPLAHAQGIRGAGVMLGILDTGVDADHPEHAARVIQFRYVSLFPNSPHNPARDIRGFDPDGHGTHVCGIAAGVHHGVAPEVDLYVASVIESETIRTSLGRVAAGMEWLLHQFSRPENSTRPAVVNLSLGFPLMPPPGISEADYNLNLRALQTMIRRLLDSNVLPVVAAGNSGPDTVGYPAAFPESLAVGAVDFERNVATFSASGTVGRRVVPDIMGYGVNVYSSTERRCNNQAFYERMSGTSMAAPYVAGIAALYRCRAPDLTALEVRDLILSNAVKLPRSGTHKTGKGLAVFR